The nucleotide sequence TCTACAAGTCGATCAGCGGCGTACGCTCCATCGTACGTGAGCTGGAGGACTCCGACCTGGCGCGCCTGGACCGCATCCGCTGGTGCCCCACCCAGTTCCAGGCCTACGTCGAGGGACGCGACGTGCGCGTGCACACGGTCGGCGACGCGGTGTTCGCCACGGCCATCACGACCACGGGGACCGACTACCGCTATGCCGCGCGCGAGGACGGCGGCAGCACGCGCCTCGAGCCGCTCGAGCTCCCAACCGCGCTGGCGCGCCGCTGTGTGGCGCTGTCGGGCCGCCTGGGCCTCGACTTCGCCGGCATCGACCTCAAGCTGGCTCCGGACGGCGAGGTGTTCTGCTTCGAGGTGAATCCCTGTCCGGCATACACGTACTACGAAGCGAACACGGGCCAGCCCATCGCGCGGGCGCTGGCGGGATACCTGGACGCGGCGTCCCGGGCCGCAGCGACGCGTTGGCCGGCGACCGCGTGAACGCCTGCCGACCCTCCACCACCGGTCCGGGTCCGGTCGCGCGGCCGTGGAGCCTCCGGACCCGGCTCAGCCGCCGGCGCTGCGGCGTGGAGGACGGCACTGCGGCCACGTCCCCGGTCGCCCGGTACGCTCGTCGGTGGGCAGCACACGCTGATCCACGGGCACGCGCTCGGGATCCTCGGACGCCTGGTACGCCAGCATGGCGGCCAACGTCGCGTTGTTGCGCAGGTCGTCGAAGACCACCTTGTCGTAGGTGTCCAGGTTGGTGTGCCAGGTGTATTGCCGGTAGTCGGGATAGCTGGACTGCAGGCGGAAGCCCGCGGCCGGCACGCAGATGAAGCTCATGTGGTCGCTGCCCCCCGTCTCTGGCACGCCCGGGATGTCCAGCTCGATGTGCTCGGTGATCTCGTCCGGCACCGCGCTGAGCCAGCGGCCGAAGTGGGCCCCCGCGCCCGTGAAGCCCTGCATGCGGATGAAGTCGATGCGCCAGGTCCCGTTGTCCTGGTTGAAGGCCGCCTGGAGGTTGCCCACCACGTCGGGATGATCGGCGGCAAAGGCCCCCGACCCCACCAGGCCCTGCTCCTCCCCGCCCCAGTGTCCGACCAGGAGGGTCCGACGCGGGTTCGGATAGGTGGCCTTCAGGATGCGCATGGCCTCCAGCATCATGATGGTGCCGGTCCCGTTGTCGGTGGCTCCCGACGCCCCGTCCCACGAGTCGAGGTGGGCCGACAACAGCACGTACTCGTTCGGCAACTCCCGACCCGGGATCGTGGCCACGACGTTGAACGCGGGGACGTCACCGAGGCTGCGGGCCTGCGCGTCGACCCGGATGCGCGGCGCCTGATCCCGCTCCGCCATGCGGTAGAGCAGCGTGTAGTCCTCGCAACTCACGTGCAGCGAGGGGACGCGTTCCGTCAGCGACGAGAAGATCTTGTCCGCACCCCATCCGGCCGACCACCGGTTCGTGAGCACGCCCGCTGCCCCGGCGGCCTCCAGGCGGGCCGGGAGATCGGCCCCCAGCCCCCGCATGCGCACCGCGAAGGCGGTGCGGGCCGAGTCGCGCCCAGCGCGCATCGTGGCGAAGGACGCTTCCGTGGCCCACTCCTCCCAGCTCTCGTCCGGCCGGCACGTGGGCTCCGGGAACGTCAGTAGCACGAACTTGCCTCGCACCTCGGGAAGCCAGCGCTCCAGGTCGGCGCCCGACGCCACGGAGGCGGGGATATCCACGACCTCCCCCTCCACGGGGCCGTCCGTCCCGGGGGACCAGGCCAGCATCATGGCCTGGAGGCTCCGCACCCGCGGCGCCAGCAGATCCACGTGGGTGATGCCGCGTTCCCATCCGGTCCACGTCCCGTACGGACGCTTCTCCGCCTGCACGCCCCACTCCCGGTAGCGCGAGATCAGCCAGTCTCCGGCGGCGTCGTACGCGGGCGATCCCATCAGCCGGGGACCGATGGAGTCCATCAGGGCCTGCGCCAGGGGCTCGACCTGGGAGCCCGAACCCATCCCCTGCTCCCACATGGCGCGGATCACGGGATCGGCCGTGGGGAAGGTCTGGGCCGGCGCCGCGCCGGGCAGCAGGGTCGCCAGCAGCACCGCGGCGAGGATGCGGAAGCGAACGAGGGTCGGTGTCATGGGACTCCGTCGGGTCGGCGGGGCTTCGCTGGAAGGGGTCCAACTGAGGCAGCGGCGCGCCGGCGGGCAAGGAGCGGGCTCGCGACGGGCAGCCCGTACGGGCCTCCGCTCCGGTCGTCCACGCCGGCCCTGGGACGGCGCGTGCCTTCCGCCCTGCCCGCTTTCCCACCGCGGCACGACGCATCAGGTTGCAGCGTCCCCCCCGTTCGACCGACCGGAGACCGCCGTGACCCACCCCGAGCCCCACGCCTCGCCCTACCCCAGCCCCACCCCCCCCGGAGCCGGGCGGCCCCGCCGATCCTGCGGACGGGACCTCCGCCGACAAGCCGCACAAGAAGGACAAGAAGAAGGGCAAGAAGCACAAGGAGGGGATGGGGTCGCAGCGCGGCGTGGAGACGATGTTCCGGACGTCGTACCAGTCGCACCTGAACCTCAGCTCGATGGCGGACAACAAGGCCAACATCATGATCTCGATCAACGGCATCATGATCTCGGTCGTCATCGCCTCCATCTCACCCAAGATCGACTCCAATCCCTGGCTCCTGGTGCCCACCGGCGTGCTGCTGCTGGGGTGCGCGATCTCCATGGTGTACGCCATCCTCGCGGCGCGGCCCCGTGTCACGCACCGGCGCGTGAGCCTGGAGGACGTGGAGTCCAACCGGTCCAACATCCTCTTCTTCGGAAATTTCGTGGGCATGCCCGAAGAGGAGTTCGTGTCGGGGCTCCGCTCCTTGCTCGAGAACACCGACCGGCTCTACACCAACATGATGCGCGACATCTACGGCCTCGGTCAGGTCCTGCAGCGCAAGTACACGCTGCTGCGGACGTCGTACACGGCCTTCATGGTGGCGCTCATCCTGAGCGTCCTGCTGTTCCTGGGTGTGTACATGGGGGTGGTGGGGGAGGTCGGAGCGGTCGGCACCGGATCGGTGGTGCCGTGATCGTCACCCTCTGGGGCACGCGGGGCACCTTTCCGGTCCCCGGCGCCGAGACGCTCCGTCACGGGGGCGACACCTCGTGTCTCTCCGTGGAGTGGGGCCGCAACGTCCTGGTCGTCGACGTGGGCACGGGCGCGCGACGCCTCGGCGCGGAGTTGAAGGGACGCGACGTGGACCTGAGCATCCTGCTCACCCACATCCATGGCGATCACGTGCTGGGGCTGCCGTTCTTCGCGCCCCTGTGGGAACGCGACCGCACCATCGTGATCTTCGACGCGGATACGGAGGAGGGACCCTGGAGCCCGCTGGCCCTGCTGGACGGGCGCCACTTCCCCGTGCGCGCCGCGGCGCTGCCGGCCTACGCCCGCCGGATCGCGGGGGATCCGATGCCCCACCTGAACGGGCTGGGGCTCCCCATCCGGCGACAACGCTGCAACCATCCGGGCCGGACGTACGGCTACCGGATCGGCGTTCCCGGCCGGGACGTCGTCTTCATGCCCGACAACGAGCTGGGCTCGAGCGCCGAGGGCCACATCCCGTTCGAGGCCTTCGTGCGCTTCGCGAACGGAGCCGCCGTGCTCGCGCACGACGCCCAGTTCACGGCGGACGAGATCCACCGACGCGGTGGCTGGGGACACAGCTCGATCGAGCAGGCGGTCGCGCTCGCGGAGGCGGCCGGGGTGGGCAAGCTCGTGCTGGTCCACCACGACCCCTGGCGCACGGACGATCAGCTGGACGCGCTCACCGCCGCCGCTGCACAGCGTACACGCATCCCGGTCGAGGCGGGCCGCGACGGGATGCGCTTGGAGCTGGGCGAGGACTGACGCCCGGGGCGCGGTCCCGCTCCGTCCTCGGGCCCCCCTGCCGCTGCCGGTGACGGACCGGCGTCAGCCCAGCGTCGTGCGCAGGTGCTCGGCCACGTCCCGGATGAAGCGGTGCACGGAGGCCTCCGCGATGCGGTGCCCCACCAGCGTGTCCACGGCGTTGCCTACCGCACCCCCGGGAACCTCGTACCGACCTTCGAACTCGAGCTGTGTCTCCGTCCCGGTGAGGGGATAGGCCGACAGCGTCCCCCGCATCAGGGGAAACAGCCGCGGGGAGTTCGCGCCCTCCCACTCCAGGTGGACGCGTGCCACGCTCTGCGAGGGTCGGCTTCCGGTCTCCTCCTGCGCCTCGGTCACGGTGATCGCGATCGGAGCGCCCACTTCGAGGCCGCCGATCTGCACCTTCAGGCCCGCCGCCACGTCCTCGGCCCGCGAGGCGGCCGCGCGCGTGGCGCGTCGGAAGACGTCGTGGGCATCGCCGAGCAAGGCATCGCGCACGTCCGACCAGGGGCGATTCACATAGTCGAACGCCCGTACCTCGCGGCCTCGTTCCATGGGCTCCTCCTCGGGAAGCGCTGCACGGGCGGGGGCCCGCGCGTCCGGGTCGCCCGCCTCCCCGGCGCGTGGGGCGATCGCGGGGGACCGCCGCTTGCACGGTCCGATGATACCACGCACGGGCGGCGCCCGCATCGTGGAGAGCCCCCCCGGAGCATCGGCGGGCCGAGCGGGGCGACGCCTGACCGGCTCGCCAAGGTTACCCCGTCGTTACAGACGGAGCGGTCCGCCGTTACCGGCTGCCCCCGAGTTTTCCACCCATCGGACGGGAAGGCTCGCGCGGAGGATGAAGTGCCTGGCTCCAACGGGACCGAACCGCGGTCACGCGTGCTCGTGGTCGAAGACGAGACGGACATCGCCGCCCTCATCGCCTACGAGCTGACGAGGGCCGGCTACCGCGTGGAGACCGCGACCACGGGCCGCGACGCCCTGCGGGCGGTCGAGCGGGAGGTGCCGGACCTGATCGTCCTGGACCGGATGCTCCCGGAGGTCTCGGGGGACGAGGTCCTGCGCCAGGTGCGCAGCGACGCCTCGCTCGGCACGCTCCCGGTGCTCATGCTCACGGCCAAGAAGGAGCAGGAGGACCGGATCCAGGGCCTCGAGCTGGGGGTCGACGACTACCTGACCAAGCCGTTCAGCCCCCGCGAGCTGGTCCTGCGCGTGCAGGCCATCCTGCGGCGGATCCGGGAGCCCGCGGTGGACACCGGCGTGCGCATCCTGCGCACGGGCCCGTTGGCGCTCAACCTGAGCTCGCACCAGGTCGCCTACGAGGGGAAGGAGCTCTCCGTGACCCCCACGGAGTTCCGCCTGCTGAAGGCGCTGATGGAACGGCCCGGCAAGACGCAGTCGCGCCGGCAGCTCCTGCAGCGCGCCTGGGACCTGGACGCCGCGATCTCCGACCGCATCCAGACCCGCACGGTGGACATGCACGTGCGCCGGCTGCGCGCGAAGCTGGGGGCTGCCGGAGACTGGATCGAGACCGTCCGCGGGTTCGGCTACCGCTTCCGGGTGCCGCCGGGCCGCTGACGCGGCAGGCCGCAGGCGCAGCGCGGCCCACGGCCGGGCCGGATCCGCAGCTCAGCGCTCCAGGACCTTCACGCGCTCCTCGTCCGCCCAGCGGAAGACCTTCCAGGTCCCCCTCCACTCCAGCGCCTCCTCGAAGAGCTGGGCCTCGGCCTGTGCGTCTCCGTCCACGCGGAAGCGCACCCAGCAGTCCGTTCGGACGCTGAAGCGGGCGAAGCGCCGGGTCTCCCCGTCACACCGCACGTCGGCGAACTCGACCTCGCGGTCGCGGAACCAATCCAGGTTGCGTCCCAGGGCGCGCCGGTTGCGGGTCTCGATGTTCTGCCACGCCAGGTCCACCGGGAAGCCGTCGGCAGCCGGGAGCTCCGGCCAGACCTTGGTGTTGTGCTCCTCCTCGCTGAGCCGCAGTCGATGCAGCGTGAGCGTGTCCCCGCGCGCGAACGCCGTCAGGGCCAGTTGACCCAGGGCGGGCAGGGACGTGGCGCCGCCTGCGAGCGCCGGAGGCGGGGGTGGTTCGCCGCCGCAGGCCGCGAGGAGCGTGAGGGCGGGCAGCAGCACACGAAGACGCCGATGTGGGATCATTCCTTGAAGCTCTGGAAATAGGCCGCGCCGGGCCAGCCCGAAGGCCGACCCGGCGCGTGACGCGTCGAGCACGACAGAGGAGTGGCCGCGCTCAACCCGCGTTCGGATCCCCCCAGCGGGTCCAGGCCGCCATGTACCAGGGGGTGGTGGCGGCCGGATCGACCGCACCGATGTAGTCCACCGTCTCCAGGCCGCTGTTCGCGGGCGGGGCCGGGCAGCCCGTGGCCGCCGGACCGGTCGCCGCCGGACGGAAGTCCGGAGCGTCGCGATCGAACGGGTCCGCCAGGCCGGGGTCGGCAATCTGGTTGCCGGCGCCCGCGTTCCAGACCGTGGCCTGGAAGCCGTCGCTGTCCGTGGAGAGGTCGTTGGCGTTGCTGAACAGGATGCTGGAGCCGACGGTCAGACGACCGACGGTCTCGGGATTGTCGACATCCAGGCCGGCCGTGCCGAACCCGGTGACGATCGCGCACATGACGGTGCCGCCCGTGCCGCGCCGCAGGAGCATCCCGATCGTCGACTCACCGGCCGTGCCGCCCTGACCGCCCACGCCCTTCCCGACCAGCGTGACGTTCCAGACGTTCGGGTTGGTGAACGGCTGCGCGTCGAAGTCGTCCTCGTTGCCGTCCACCTCGAAGCCGGTGTCGGCGTCGTCGGGGTTCTGCAGCGCGATCCAGAACTGGCCGTTGCCGGACCACCCGGTCGAGTAGTCGAACGAATCGTCCGAGATGTCGGTGGCGATCAGGTGGGTCGCGTCGACCGTGCCGCCGAACCACTCGAAGCCGTCGTCGAGGCCGTCGTGCGTCTGCACATGGTGCAGCTCCGTGCCGCTGCCGACACCGTTCAGCGTCAGCGCGTTCAGCTCGTTCCCGAAGCTCACCTCGAAGCCCGCGTATTCGATCCGCACGTACTTGAAGACGCCCGAGTTGTCCGCCAGGTCGGTTCCGCCGTACTGGCCGGAGCTGCCCTCACCCACGCACTCGTCGGCCGGGAAGTTGCACTGCGACAGCCCGTTGATCACCACGCCGCCCCAGTCCCCGGCCACCCGCTGACCGGCGGGTCGCGAGCTGGTGAAGACGATGGGGTTGGTCTCGGTTCCTTCCGCGAAGATCTGCCCACCCGTCCGGACGATGAGCGCCGTGGGCTGCACGGCCGCGTCGCCCAGGAGCAGGGTGCCGGCGGGGATGCGCAGGATGCCGCCGTCCTCGACCGTGACGATGCCCTGCAGCGTGTAGGTCGTGTCCGCGGAGAGCTGACGCGTCCCCGAGATGGTGCCGTTCAGGATGGCCGTACGGTTCTCCGCGGGGACCGCGATCTCCGCCAGCGCGCTCGCCGGCGACGCACCATCCGCGTTCACGGCGATCACCTGGTACTGGTAGGTGTTGCCAGCCGCGACGCCCGTGTCGGTGTAGCTCGTGCCGGTCACGCTGGCGGCCACGTCTGCGAACGCGCCGCCGCCCACCTGCCGGCGCTGTACACGGTAGGAGGTGGCGCCGCTCGACGCGCTCCAGCTCACGGTCACGTCCGCTCCGGACAGCGTGGCCGTCACGCCGCCGGGGGCGGCGGGCGGCTGCGGATCCGGATCGGTGCCGCTGTCGTCGCAGGCGCCGATGGCCACGGCCGCCGCGAGCCCGAAGGCCAGGATCTTCATGCGTCTGATGCTGAACATTCCGAACGTCTCCTCCGTTACGGATGGACCCGTGCCCAGGGCCCGGTGGGGCCGCCCCGGAGCGGGGCGGCCAGGTGTTGCGAGCGGAAGCGACGCCGGTCCATGTGCAGACTCAGCTCCCCACCTTGATGGAGACCGAGAAGGTCCGTCCCGTGTCGTAGGACCGGACGGGGTCGCCGCCTTGCGTGAACAGCACTTGATTCCCGAGGAGACGTCCCGCCGACAGCTTGAACGACAGGTTGTCCCGGAGCCTCTGCTCGAAGACCACGTCCAACTGGCTGCGTCCTTCCTCGTAGATGTCGGGCGTCGCTTCGCGGTTGACCGCGTCGATCCTGCGGCCGAAGCGATTGAAGAGCA is from Gemmatimonadota bacterium and encodes:
- a CDS encoding M20/M25/M40 family metallo-hydrolase; protein product: MTPTLVRFRILAAVLLATLLPGAAPAQTFPTADPVIRAMWEQGMGSGSQVEPLAQALMDSIGPRLMGSPAYDAAGDWLISRYREWGVQAEKRPYGTWTGWERGITHVDLLAPRVRSLQAMMLAWSPGTDGPVEGEVVDIPASVASGADLERWLPEVRGKFVLLTFPEPTCRPDESWEEWATEASFATMRAGRDSARTAFAVRMRGLGADLPARLEAAGAAGVLTNRWSAGWGADKIFSSLTERVPSLHVSCEDYTLLYRMAERDQAPRIRVDAQARSLGDVPAFNVVATIPGRELPNEYVLLSAHLDSWDGASGATDNGTGTIMMLEAMRILKATYPNPRRTLLVGHWGGEEQGLVGSGAFAADHPDVVGNLQAAFNQDNGTWRIDFIRMQGFTGAGAHFGRWLSAVPDEITEHIELDIPGVPETGGSDHMSFICVPAAGFRLQSSYPDYRQYTWHTNLDTYDKVVFDDLRNNATLAAMLAYQASEDPERVPVDQRVLPTDERTGRPGTWPQCRPPRRSAGG
- a CDS encoding MBL fold metallo-hydrolase: MIVTLWGTRGTFPVPGAETLRHGGDTSCLSVEWGRNVLVVDVGTGARRLGAELKGRDVDLSILLTHIHGDHVLGLPFFAPLWERDRTIVIFDADTEEGPWSPLALLDGRHFPVRAAALPAYARRIAGDPMPHLNGLGLPIRRQRCNHPGRTYGYRIGVPGRDVVFMPDNELGSSAEGHIPFEAFVRFANGAAVLAHDAQFTADEIHRRGGWGHSSIEQAVALAEAAGVGKLVLVHHDPWRTDDQLDALTAAAAQRTRIPVEAGRDGMRLELGED
- a CDS encoding fibronectin type III domain-containing protein — translated: MFSIRRMKILAFGLAAAVAIGACDDSGTDPDPQPPAAPGGVTATLSGADVTVSWSASSGATSYRVQRRQVGGGAFADVAASVTGTSYTDTGVAAGNTYQYQVIAVNADGASPASALAEIAVPAENRTAILNGTISGTRQLSADTTYTLQGIVTVEDGGILRIPAGTLLLGDAAVQPTALIVRTGGQIFAEGTETNPIVFTSSRPAGQRVAGDWGGVVINGLSQCNFPADECVGEGSSGQYGGTDLADNSGVFKYVRIEYAGFEVSFGNELNALTLNGVGSGTELHHVQTHDGLDDGFEWFGGTVDATHLIATDISDDSFDYSTGWSGNGQFWIALQNPDDADTGFEVDGNEDDFDAQPFTNPNVWNVTLVGKGVGGQGGTAGESTIGMLLRRGTGGTVMCAIVTGFGTAGLDVDNPETVGRLTVGSSILFSNANDLSTDSDGFQATVWNAGAGNQIADPGLADPFDRDAPDFRPAATGPAATGCPAPPANSGLETVDYIGAVDPAATTPWYMAAWTRWGDPNAG
- a CDS encoding response regulator transcription factor: MLVVEDETDIAALIAYELTRAGYRVETATTGRDALRAVEREVPDLIVLDRMLPEVSGDEVLRQVRSDASLGTLPVLMLTAKKEQEDRIQGLELGVDDYLTKPFSPRELVLRVQAILRRIREPAVDTGVRILRTGPLALNLSSHQVAYEGKELSVTPTEFRLLKALMERPGKTQSRRQLLQRAWDLDAAISDRIQTRTVDMHVRRLRAKLGAAGDWIETVRGFGYRFRVPPGR
- a CDS encoding DUF5706 domain-containing protein, encoding MGSQRGVETMFRTSYQSHLNLSSMADNKANIMISINGIMISVVIASISPKIDSNPWLLVPTGVLLLGCAISMVYAILAARPRVTHRRVSLEDVESNRSNILFFGNFVGMPEEEFVSGLRSLLENTDRLYTNMMRDIYGLGQVLQRKYTLLRTSYTAFMVALILSVLLFLGVYMGVVGEVGAVGTGSVVP